One genomic region from Haloarcula taiwanensis encodes:
- a CDS encoding glutamate synthase large subunit gives MVERQTGLSAGDAGLADPTDERSNCGVGVVMDLDGDSDHWVVSDGLELLDNLEHRGTTGAEQDTGDGAGIMLQIPHEFFTAEVDADLPPAGEYAVGTLFLPQDDEVADSLKDLVETELAAEGLDVIDWRDVPTDNSDLGATALESEPDIVQFFVTSATGKTGDAFENQLYVGRRALENTVEEEKPAGHERFYVVSLATDVVVYKGLLKAEQLEDYYPDLEDERMQSTFAMVHARFSTNTLGAWHLAHPYRRVIHNGEFNTIQGNINWMRARETDIQSDEFEGDLEKIKPIIDDPEQSDTASVDNALELLLQGGRDLPHALRMLIPEAWRGEMNDVTGDRRDFYDYHASLVEPWDGPALVAATDGDRIGAVLDRNGLRPCRYDVLEDNTLVMSSEAGALEHDASEIQERGRLQPGQCFLADPEEGRVIPDAEVFDDITDDKYGEWVAQEQVDIDDVADREDNAPRNPSDALRSHQAMYGYTYDEVDHLIEPMAEKGKDPVGSMGDDTPLSVLSQFNRPLFTYFKQLFAQVTNPPLDYIREELVTSLESRLGHQRNILDESQDHARQLVLDSPILTDEETACIKDLDENGMSTKVIDITYEKGGDLRQAVEDVRAEADAAAKEHDVLVLSDRGADEDRVPIPSLLAVGGVHHHLVRNGLRNHVGLVVESGDPRAVHHFATLIGYGAGAVNPYLAYQTIEDLVAGPDGADLPDAIDAYITAVEDGLLKTMAKMGISTVESYQGAQIFEAVGLSSDFVAEYFEGTTCRTEGIGIEEIEDDLTQRHEVAWSEEEPDMPRQGEYEFRSNGIHHQWNPNTVGKIQQAVRMGDYDTYKEFAELVNDQNEELQTLRGLLEFDSDRESIPIEDVEPVEDIVERFETAAMSLGSLSPEMHENNAIAMNRLGANANTGEGGEPPERFDTEKECTTKQVASGRFGVTSDYLASADELQIKMAQGSKPGEGGHLPGKKVNEMIAHVRYATPGVGLISPPPLHDIYSIEDLKQLIHDLKASNPEADINVKLVSEDGIGTIAAGVAKANADVVHISGHDGGTGASPKTSIKNAGLPWELGVSEANQMLRATGLRSRIKVTTDGGMKTGRDVAVAALLGAEGYTFGTASMVTSGCVMARQCHENTCPVGIATQNENLRERFPGEPQHVINYMTFVAQELREIMAELGFETIDEMIGRPGVLAQRDDVSQPKAQKLDLSSVIAEPADNDGRYKQREQTHEVDEQLDWDLIDAAEDAIYQGDPVAIDADITNVDRAVGATLSNRISREHASDGLADDTIRVDFDGTAGQSFGAFLAQGVTMELTGTANDYVGKGLSGGKLVLKTPDNAPFDPTENIVIGNVALYGATQGEAYVNGMAGERFAVRNSGVKGVVEGVGDHGCEYMTGGAIVVLGETGKNFAAGMSGGVAYVYDPNGEFETKANTGMVSLSDTLEGKDRQMITRLVENHAAYTDSDRAAELLEDWDAELENFTKVMPDAYAEVISDRERDDVRNEPPAKAAPSAEAAEADFIASTDD, from the coding sequence ATGGTTGAGCGACAGACAGGTCTCTCTGCAGGCGACGCCGGGCTTGCAGATCCCACGGACGAACGGTCGAACTGTGGTGTCGGGGTCGTCATGGACCTCGACGGCGACAGCGACCACTGGGTTGTATCGGACGGACTCGAACTCCTCGACAACCTCGAACATCGAGGGACAACAGGGGCCGAGCAAGATACGGGCGACGGGGCGGGCATCATGCTCCAGATTCCACACGAGTTTTTCACTGCCGAAGTCGACGCCGACCTGCCGCCCGCTGGCGAGTACGCCGTTGGCACGCTCTTTCTCCCGCAGGACGACGAAGTCGCCGACAGTCTGAAAGACCTCGTTGAGACGGAACTCGCCGCTGAGGGTCTCGATGTCATTGACTGGCGCGACGTTCCCACGGACAACAGCGACCTCGGCGCGACGGCGCTTGAATCCGAGCCGGACATCGTCCAGTTCTTCGTCACCTCCGCGACGGGCAAGACCGGCGACGCCTTCGAGAACCAGCTGTACGTCGGCCGCCGGGCGCTCGAAAACACTGTCGAGGAAGAGAAACCGGCGGGCCACGAGCGGTTCTACGTCGTCTCCCTCGCCACCGACGTCGTCGTCTACAAGGGCCTGCTCAAGGCCGAACAGCTCGAAGACTATTACCCTGACCTCGAAGACGAGCGGATGCAGTCGACGTTTGCGATGGTCCACGCCCGGTTCTCGACGAACACGCTGGGCGCGTGGCATCTCGCGCACCCGTATCGGCGCGTCATCCACAACGGCGAGTTCAACACGATTCAGGGGAACATCAACTGGATGCGCGCTCGGGAGACTGACATCCAGAGCGACGAGTTCGAGGGCGACTTAGAGAAGATCAAGCCCATCATCGACGACCCCGAGCAGTCAGACACCGCGAGCGTCGACAACGCGCTCGAACTCCTGCTTCAGGGCGGCCGCGACCTCCCCCACGCTCTGCGGATGCTCATCCCCGAAGCTTGGCGCGGCGAGATGAACGACGTGACCGGCGACCGGCGCGACTTCTACGACTACCACGCCTCGCTGGTCGAGCCGTGGGACGGCCCGGCGCTCGTCGCCGCGACCGACGGCGACCGTATCGGTGCGGTGCTAGACCGGAACGGCCTCCGCCCCTGCCGTTACGACGTACTTGAGGACAATACGCTCGTGATGTCCTCGGAAGCCGGCGCGCTGGAACACGACGCCAGCGAGATTCAAGAGCGCGGCCGCCTCCAGCCGGGCCAGTGCTTCCTCGCCGACCCCGAGGAGGGACGGGTCATCCCCGACGCGGAAGTCTTCGACGACATCACCGACGACAAGTACGGCGAGTGGGTCGCCCAGGAGCAGGTCGACATCGACGACGTGGCCGACCGCGAGGACAACGCGCCCCGGAATCCATCGGACGCGCTCCGGAGCCACCAGGCGATGTACGGCTACACCTACGACGAGGTCGACCACCTCATCGAGCCGATGGCCGAGAAGGGCAAAGACCCCGTCGGCTCCATGGGCGATGACACGCCGCTATCGGTGCTGTCGCAGTTCAACCGCCCGCTTTTCACCTACTTCAAGCAGCTGTTCGCCCAGGTGACGAATCCGCCGCTTGACTACATCCGCGAGGAACTCGTCACCTCACTGGAGTCTCGCCTGGGCCATCAGCGAAACATCCTCGACGAGAGCCAGGACCACGCCCGCCAGCTTGTCCTGGACTCGCCGATCCTCACCGACGAGGAGACGGCGTGCATCAAGGACCTGGACGAAAACGGCATGTCCACGAAGGTCATCGACATCACCTACGAGAAGGGCGGTGACCTCCGCCAGGCCGTCGAGGACGTGCGGGCCGAGGCCGACGCCGCCGCCAAGGAGCACGACGTCCTCGTGCTCTCCGACCGTGGCGCGGACGAGGACCGCGTGCCGATACCGAGCCTGCTGGCAGTCGGTGGCGTCCACCACCACCTCGTCCGCAACGGCCTCCGCAACCACGTCGGGCTCGTCGTCGAGTCCGGCGACCCGCGAGCCGTCCACCACTTTGCGACGCTCATCGGCTACGGGGCCGGTGCCGTCAACCCCTACCTAGCCTACCAGACCATCGAGGACCTGGTGGCCGGCCCGGACGGCGCGGACCTCCCCGACGCCATCGACGCCTACATCACCGCCGTCGAGGACGGCCTCCTGAAGACGATGGCCAAGATGGGCATCTCCACGGTCGAGTCCTACCAGGGTGCCCAGATCTTCGAGGCCGTCGGCCTCTCTTCGGACTTCGTCGCCGAGTACTTCGAGGGGACGACCTGCCGGACCGAGGGCATCGGCATCGAGGAAATCGAGGACGACCTCACCCAGCGCCACGAGGTCGCCTGGAGCGAGGAGGAACCCGACATGCCCCGCCAGGGCGAGTACGAGTTCCGCTCGAACGGCATCCACCACCAGTGGAACCCCAACACGGTCGGCAAGATTCAGCAGGCCGTCCGGATGGGCGACTACGACACGTACAAGGAGTTCGCCGAGCTGGTTAACGACCAGAACGAGGAGCTCCAGACCCTGCGTGGGCTGCTCGAGTTCGATTCCGATCGCGAGTCCATCCCCATCGAGGACGTGGAACCGGTCGAAGACATCGTCGAGCGCTTCGAGACCGCGGCGATGTCGCTCGGGTCGCTGTCGCCCGAGATGCACGAGAACAACGCTATCGCAATGAACCGGCTCGGGGCCAACGCCAACACCGGCGAGGGCGGCGAGCCGCCCGAGCGGTTCGACACCGAGAAGGAGTGTACGACCAAGCAGGTCGCCTCCGGTCGCTTCGGCGTCACCTCGGATTACCTCGCGTCGGCCGACGAACTCCAGATCAAGATGGCACAGGGCTCGAAGCCCGGCGAGGGCGGCCACCTGCCCGGCAAGAAGGTCAACGAGATGATCGCCCACGTCCGGTACGCGACGCCGGGCGTCGGCCTTATTTCGCCGCCGCCGTTGCACGACATCTACTCCATCGAAGACCTGAAACAGCTCATCCACGACCTCAAGGCCTCGAACCCGGAGGCGGACATCAACGTCAAACTGGTCTCCGAGGACGGCATCGGGACCATCGCGGCCGGCGTCGCCAAGGCCAACGCCGACGTGGTCCACATCTCGGGCCACGACGGCGGCACCGGCGCGTCGCCCAAGACCTCCATCAAGAACGCCGGCCTCCCGTGGGAACTCGGCGTCTCGGAGGCCAACCAGATGCTCCGGGCCACCGGCCTGCGCTCGCGCATCAAGGTGACCACCGACGGCGGCATGAAGACCGGCCGCGACGTGGCCGTCGCCGCCCTGCTCGGTGCCGAGGGGTACACCTTCGGGACCGCCTCGATGGTCACCTCCGGCTGCGTGATGGCCCGGCAGTGCCACGAGAACACCTGTCCAGTCGGCATCGCCACCCAGAACGAGAACCTCCGCGAGCGGTTCCCCGGCGAGCCACAGCACGTCATCAACTACATGACGTTCGTGGCCCAGGAACTCCGGGAGATCATGGCCGAACTCGGCTTCGAGACGATCGACGAGATGATCGGTCGGCCGGGCGTGCTGGCACAGCGCGACGACGTGTCCCAGCCGAAGGCCCAGAAGCTCGACCTCTCGTCTGTCATCGCAGAGCCGGCCGACAACGACGGCCGCTACAAGCAACGCGAGCAGACCCACGAGGTCGACGAGCAACTCGACTGGGACCTCATCGACGCCGCCGAGGACGCCATCTACCAGGGCGACCCGGTCGCCATCGACGCCGACATCACCAACGTCGACCGCGCGGTCGGGGCGACGCTCTCGAACCGCATCTCCCGCGAGCACGCAAGCGACGGCCTCGCGGACGACACCATCCGGGTCGACTTCGACGGCACGGCCGGCCAGTCCTTCGGCGCGTTCCTCGCACAGGGCGTGACGATGGAGCTGACCGGGACGGCCAACGACTACGTCGGCAAGGGGCTCTCTGGCGGGAAGCTCGTTCTGAAAACGCCGGACAACGCTCCCTTCGACCCGACCGAGAACATCGTCATCGGCAACGTCGCGCTGTACGGCGCGACCCAGGGCGAGGCCTACGTCAACGGGATGGCCGGCGAGCGCTTCGCCGTCCGCAACTCCGGGGTCAAAGGCGTCGTCGAGGGCGTCGGCGACCACGGCTGTGAGTACATGACTGGCGGTGCCATCGTCGTGCTGGGCGAGACGGGCAAGAACTTCGCGGCCGGCATGTCCGGCGGCGTCGCCTACGTTTACGACCCCAACGGCGAGTTCGAAACGAAGGCAAACACCGGTATGGTGTCCCTGTCCGACACGCTGGAGGGTAAGGACCGCCAGATGATTACCCGACTCGTCGAAAACCACGCCGCCTACACCGACTCAGACCGAGCGGCGGAACTGCTTGAGGACTGGGACGCCGAACTGGAGAACTTCACGAAGGTGATGCCCGACGCCTACGCCGAGGTCATCAGCGACCGTGAGCGAGACGACGTGCGCAACGAACCGCCGGCCAAGGCCGCGCCGAGCGCTGAAGCCGCTGAGGCTGACTTCATCGCCTCCACCGACGACTGA
- a CDS encoding membrane protease subunit, stomatin/prohibitin, which yields MSDIPGPDPDSGSDIDVDVGRGLRIAASVVVALAVVTALFGGYHQVPEGHVGVQKSFGAVTGAELQPGAHIIVPVKDTVQDVEIRPRTYTMANTEGEGDRAAQSDAVTVQTINGTTVDIDITVRYKVDEADASGFVIQWRTVEQAEERLIRPSVRSQLRDEAAGIQTSEIYTSSGRERLGEAAQQKLKSAFEGEALVLEEVQVRDVDLPDSYDQALNDKEIAKQRVEEKKFEIQQAEREKERQEIRAEADARVIEIRGEALRDNPVVLKQQYVQSIDDSDKVILATDDEGTPIILQTGRHSGGNTSSADTGFSTNVTNATGGN from the coding sequence ATGAGTGACATCCCCGGTCCCGATCCCGATTCCGGGTCGGACATCGATGTCGACGTCGGCCGCGGCCTCCGAATCGCCGCCAGTGTCGTTGTCGCCCTCGCCGTCGTAACGGCGCTGTTTGGCGGCTATCACCAGGTTCCCGAAGGCCACGTCGGCGTCCAGAAATCGTTCGGTGCGGTAACCGGCGCTGAACTCCAGCCGGGCGCACACATTATTGTGCCTGTCAAGGACACCGTCCAGGACGTGGAGATCCGGCCACGGACCTACACCATGGCCAACACCGAGGGCGAAGGCGACAGAGCGGCACAATCCGACGCCGTGACGGTCCAGACGATCAACGGAACGACGGTCGATATCGACATCACTGTCCGGTACAAGGTGGACGAAGCAGACGCGTCAGGGTTCGTTATTCAGTGGCGGACCGTCGAACAGGCAGAAGAACGACTTATCCGACCGTCCGTCCGGTCGCAACTCCGCGACGAGGCTGCCGGTATCCAGACAAGTGAGATATACACCAGCAGCGGCCGCGAGCGGCTTGGCGAGGCAGCACAGCAGAAACTTAAATCTGCGTTCGAGGGCGAAGCGCTCGTCCTCGAAGAGGTGCAGGTCCGTGACGTCGACCTCCCGGACTCGTACGATCAGGCGCTCAACGACAAAGAAATTGCAAAGCAACGCGTCGAAGAGAAGAAATTCGAGATTCAACAGGCCGAACGCGAAAAGGAACGACAGGAGATTCGGGCCGAAGCCGACGCCCGGGTCATCGAAATCCGCGGTGAGGCGCTGCGGGACAATCCGGTCGTGCTGAAACAGCAGTACGTCCAGAGCATCGACGACTCGGATAAGGTCATTCTGGCGACTGACGACGAAGGGACACCGATCATCCTGCAGACTGGCAGGCACAGCGGTGGAAACACTTCCAGTGCCGATACTGGGTTCTCGACAAACGTGACGAACGCGACGGGCGGCAACTGA
- a CDS encoding histidine kinase, whose product MEDVFVGRIMSSPVTTVAADANAKAVAKRMLDESISSVVVVDADGELRGTLTSTDFVEIAAEGGDTTGLAVSDYMTTDLVTVTANDSVEAAASLMLDHTVHHLPVVDEAEGVVGMLTTTDMTAYVSGIEQSSAPVLG is encoded by the coding sequence ATGGAAGACGTGTTTGTCGGACGGATTATGTCATCGCCTGTCACCACTGTTGCCGCCGATGCGAACGCGAAAGCGGTCGCCAAGCGGATGCTCGACGAGAGCATCAGTTCTGTTGTTGTCGTCGACGCTGACGGAGAGTTGCGGGGGACTCTCACCTCCACAGACTTCGTCGAGATCGCCGCGGAGGGCGGCGATACGACGGGGCTAGCCGTATCTGACTACATGACGACGGACCTGGTTACAGTAACAGCAAACGACTCCGTCGAGGCGGCCGCAAGTCTGATGCTGGACCATACTGTCCACCATCTCCCGGTCGTCGACGAGGCGGAAGGTGTCGTCGGAATGTTGACGACAACTGACATGACGGCATACGTTTCGGGCATCGAGCAGTCATCTGCACCCGTGCTCGGTTGA
- a CDS encoding proline--tRNA ligase codes for MSGEQELGITESKEHSPGEWYAEVVQKAGLADYAPMGGFIVTRPRGYAIWERIQNNLDGWFKDTGVQNAYFPLFIPESYLEKEKDVVEGFDPEVAWVTHGGHDELEERLAVRPTSESIIAPFMAQWTRSHRDLPMRLNQWCSVVRWEATETKPFFRTKEFLWQEGHTAHADEDGAWEETMTRLDQYARLYEEVMAMPPLKGRKPPHDKFPGAHTTTTIETLMPDGKTVQAATSHYLGTSFGEAFDITYADADEEENTAHTTSWGLSWRAMGALIMTHSDDQGLVLPPALAPDQVVVVPIWQEDNKDEVVDYAADLAAELDEAGVRVELDDREHRNPGFKYNEHELHGVPLRVEIGPHEVEDGEATLVHRPDGENATVDREDIAETVEEHLDTVHAKLYADAEETLEGEIREAESREEILGTIGQHGGYVKCGWCGDEDCEEPIKDAIAAEIVMVPLDRDEEPIHDDCAICGEEAEETAYFAKSY; via the coding sequence ATGAGTGGCGAGCAGGAACTCGGTATCACCGAGAGCAAGGAGCATTCACCCGGCGAGTGGTACGCCGAGGTCGTCCAGAAGGCAGGCCTCGCGGACTACGCCCCCATGGGCGGGTTCATTGTCACGCGTCCACGCGGCTACGCTATCTGGGAGCGTATCCAGAACAACCTCGACGGCTGGTTCAAAGACACCGGCGTCCAGAACGCATATTTCCCGCTTTTCATCCCTGAGAGCTATCTGGAGAAAGAGAAGGACGTGGTCGAGGGGTTCGACCCCGAGGTCGCGTGGGTGACCCACGGCGGCCACGACGAACTCGAAGAGCGTCTCGCTGTCCGGCCTACCAGCGAGTCTATCATCGCGCCGTTCATGGCGCAGTGGACCCGCTCGCACCGAGACCTCCCGATGCGGCTGAACCAGTGGTGTTCGGTCGTCCGGTGGGAGGCCACCGAGACCAAGCCGTTCTTCCGCACCAAGGAGTTCCTCTGGCAAGAGGGCCACACCGCCCACGCCGACGAGGACGGCGCGTGGGAGGAGACGATGACCCGGCTGGACCAGTACGCCCGCCTCTACGAGGAGGTCATGGCGATGCCGCCGCTGAAGGGCCGCAAGCCGCCCCACGACAAGTTCCCCGGGGCGCACACGACGACGACCATCGAGACGCTGATGCCCGACGGCAAGACCGTGCAGGCGGCCACCTCCCACTACCTCGGGACCTCCTTCGGCGAGGCCTTCGACATCACCTACGCCGACGCCGACGAGGAGGAGAACACCGCCCACACCACCTCCTGGGGACTGTCCTGGCGCGCGATGGGCGCGCTCATCATGACCCACTCCGACGACCAGGGGCTCGTGCTCCCGCCCGCGCTCGCCCCCGACCAGGTCGTCGTCGTCCCCATCTGGCAGGAGGACAACAAGGACGAGGTCGTCGACTACGCCGCGGACCTCGCCGCAGAACTCGACGAGGCCGGCGTCCGCGTCGAACTGGACGACCGCGAACACCGAAATCCCGGCTTCAAGTACAACGAGCACGAACTCCACGGCGTCCCGCTCCGGGTCGAAATCGGCCCCCACGAGGTCGAGGACGGCGAGGCGACGCTCGTCCACCGACCCGACGGCGAGAACGCGACTGTCGACCGCGAGGACATCGCCGAGACGGTCGAGGAGCACCTCGACACCGTCCACGCGAAGCTCTACGCCGACGCCGAGGAGACGCTGGAGGGCGAGATTCGCGAGGCCGAGTCCCGCGAGGAGATCCTCGGCACCATCGGCCAGCACGGCGGCTACGTCAAGTGTGGCTGGTGTGGCGACGAGGACTGCGAGGAGCCCATCAAGGACGCTATCGCGGCCGAAATCGTGATGGTCCCGCTGGACCGCGACGAGGAGCCGATTCACGACGACTGCGCTATCTGCGGCGAGGAGGCCGAGGAGACAGCGTACTTTGCCAAGAGTTACTGA